A window of the Brassica napus cultivar Da-Ae chromosome C5, Da-Ae, whole genome shotgun sequence genome harbors these coding sequences:
- the LOC106398960 gene encoding acidic leucine-rich nuclear phosphoprotein 32-related protein 1 codes for MIKKITKETNVQVISDDDIEVKETNEGGEEVTRDEDENDDEDEDDNEEEDLGTEYLVKPVGEDEDEEYASDFEPKENNVEEEIDEDDDVDDDGCNLYAGKSEPLLKRKRVGKDQSEEGDVAADDIRPAKRWF; via the exons atgataaaaaaaatcacaaaagaaaCTAATGTTCAGGTTATTAGCGACGACGACATTGAAGTGAAAGAAACAAAcgaaggaggagaagaagttACCAGAGATGAGGATGAAAATGACGACGAGGACGAGGATGATAATGAAGAG GAAGATCTTGGGACTGAGTATCTAGTGAAGCCGGTTGGTGAGGATGAAGACGAGGAGTACGCTAGTGATTTTGAACCGAAAGAGAACAATGTTGAAGAAGAAATCGATGAAGATGAcgatgttgatgatgatggttgTAACTTGTATGCTGGCAAATCTGAGCCTCTCCTTAAGAGGAAGAGGGTTGGTAAAGACCAAAGTGAGGAAGGAGATGTTGCAGCTGATGACATCAGGCCTGCTAAACGTTGGTTTTAA
- the LOC106356748 gene encoding cell wall / vacuolar inhibitor of fructosidase 1 — MKRSSAVTSPPSLSLFLLLLLPLLAQSSDDLIDKICRVTPFIDLCEASLRPLTPSPSDPKSLASAMASVVLGNMTDTLGYIQSLIRHSHDPAAERALAQCAELYRPVVKFNIPQAIDAMRRGELGFATYVLGDAEKQTDTCQKWINSAGADDENSVALTARNKQVKNLCDVAISVIKSLMKGR; from the coding sequence ATGAAAAGATCCTCCGCCGTCACGTCACCGCCATCTCTCTCCCTCTTTCTCCTCCTGCTCCTACCATTGCTAGCTCAATCCTCCGACGACCTTATCGACAAAATCTGCAGAGTGACGCCGTTCATCGACCTCTGTGAAGCCTCTCTCCGCCCTCTCACTCCCTCACCTTCCGACCCCAAGTCTCTAGCCTCGGCCATGGCTTCCGTTGTTCTTGGTAACATGACTGATACGTTAGGCTATATCCAATCACTGATCAGACACTCTCACGATCCTGCGGCAGAGCGAGCACTAGCTCAGTGCGCTGAGCTGTACCGGCCGGTGGTCAAGTTCAACATTCCTCAGGCGATCGACGCAATGCGGCGAGGAGAGTTAGGGTTCGCGACGTATGTGCTCGGAGACGCTGAGAAACAGACTGACACTTGCCAGAAGTGGATCAACAGTGCCGGTGCTGATGATGAAAATTCGGTGGCTCTTACGGCTAGAAACAAGCAGGTTAAGAATCTTTGTGACGTGGCCATTTCTGTGATTAAGTCTCTAATGAAGGGTCGTTAA
- the LOC106397467 gene encoding uncharacterized protein LOC106397467, with amino-acid sequence MGMSLDFDVDLEKGILDCQNVYTKSPEKPSIPMCPDIKPVETGLLENDASPVKCAISKPEWGRSERKEKRKKSASKPPRPPRGPSLDAADEKLIREIAELAMLKRARVERMRALKKSREAKAASASSSLGNVFATILTAIFFFVLVFQGLSPRAAASSGESPFVGKASGGFVPVQYAGNPSASEPGVGYGGPVIAQRMPNLLKPVSGLENEQKMNRVSQ; translated from the exons ATGGGAATGAGTCTTGATTTCGATGTTGATCTTGAGAAAGGAATCTTAGATTGCCAAAATGTTTATACAAAATCGCCGGAGAAGCCATCGATACCGATGTGTCCAGATATCAAACCGGTAGAAACCGGTTTGTTAGAGAACGATGCAAGTCCGGTTAAATGTGCGATCAGTAAACCGGAATGGGGGAGGAGTGAACGGAAGGAGAAACGCAAGAAATCAGCGTCGAAACCTCCTAGGCCGCCGCGTGGACCATCGCTAGACGCAGCGGATGAGAAACTGATAAGGGAGATCGCTGAGCTGGCGATGCTGAAACGCGCGAGGGTGGAACGTATGAGAGCTTTGAAGAAATCGAGAGAGGCCAAAGCTGCGTCTGCCTCCTCTTCTCTCGGCAATGTATTCGCCACTATTCTCACCgctatcttcttcttcgtccttgTTTTCCAAG GATTGTCGCCGAGAGCAGCCGCTAGCTCCGGGGAATCTCCCTTTGTTGGAAAAGCCAGTGGTGGTTTTGTACCGGTTCAATATGCGGGAAACCCATCTGCGAGCGAACCGGGTGTAGGTTATGGCGGTCCGGTTATAGCACAGAGAATGCCCAA TTTACTAAAACCAGTTTCTGGATTAGAGAATGAACAGAAGATGAATAGAGTTTCACAGTGA